GTCGAACTGCCGTGACGGCAGGGTGCACAGGGCACGCGCCACGTCGTTGTCCTCGGTGAGTTCGGCCAGGTTGCCCCGGTAGGTCGTCAGCTTCTCGGAGATGACGGTGCGTCGCAGGATCGCCCAGGTCTGCTGGTGGACGTTGCCGTCGGCCAGCAGGTCGGGCCAGTGCGCGAGGATCTCGAAGTAAGCGCGGTGGACGGCGTCTTCGGCGTCCTGCCGATCGTTGAGTATCGCTCGCGCGAACCGGTGGTAGTCCTCCTGGTTCTTCAGATAGAGCGCCTCGAAATCCAGCGGGAAGGGCAGCACGCCGGTGGCTGTCACCGGACTGCCGCCGGCCCCCGCGCGGGCATCGTCAGTCATGGATCCTCTTCGTTGAGGCAAGATGCGAACGGCTCCGCGCTACGAGATGCGCACCCGCGGCGCCTTCTGACGTCGCCCATGAAACTCGGCTGAACGGCCGAACACGCATGCTTGGCAGGGCGAACATGACAGAGCGATATTTGAACGATGCACAAAGCCGCCGCATACCGGTCAGTAACGCAGAGTGGCCAGCACTTTCCCCGTGAGCGTCAGAGGGTGGTCTACGCCTCTCCCGGCTCAACTGTGTTGCAGTTCACTCGCGGAACCAGCGAATCCACTCGCACGGCTCCACTCGACCGAGTGAATAAATGCAGTGTTCGCACATGAAGCAGCCTGCATTCGATCCGTCACGGCACAAGCCCCCAGCGCCTGTTCGCGAACGACCGGCGTCGACGGAGGCCCGCGCCACACGTCGAACGTCATGCTTCGTACGCCACACGCCATCTCCGCCCTCGTCCCCGTCGCGCCCGATGTGACAGTCCGTGCCGAGGGCGGCCACCCTCCGCCCGGCGGGAACGGGACGGGCGACGCGCTCGCCGTGCGCAGAAAAGCCGAAGCGGCACCTGTCCGCGACGCGGTGGCGCAGGTAACGTGCCGACGGTGCTCGCTCCTGTGCTGCTCATGACACGGCCCGTCCTGATCCGGCACGGGCGAGCCGCCGTCAACTCCTCAGCGGCAGAGCCGCGTTCGGCGACCCGTCCGCGATGAAACCCCCCACTCAAGGAGTCCGCATGGCAACACCGCTCAGCCGTCGCACTCTTCTGGCCGCCTGTACGGGCGCCGCCGCGGGGCTGTCCCTGCCCGGCGTCACCGCGTATGCCGACGACCACCGCGCGACCGCCGGTGTGAGATTCACCCTGAACGCACAGGTGCTGGACGGTGGGGAACAGGTCACCTCCGTCACCCTCCACGCCGCCCGGCTCGGCCCGATCGACCCCGCCAGTCTGACCACCGGCACCTTCACCGTGCACGCCAAGGCCACCAGCCCGATCCCCGTCACCGATGACGTGATCTTCGGCGAATACGACCTCGACCGCACGGTGACCGCGGTCCGGCTCGACCGCCGCGGCGACATCGTGCTCGACCTGAGCCACGCCGAGGGCCAGACCGGCGGCGGCACGCTCGGATACATCGCCGGCAGAGGCCGCAACGTCATGCTGGACCTCGTCTACACCATCACGCAGCGGGCCCCGTTCACCCTCCGGAACCACCGACCGGTCACCATCGAGAGCTTCACGCAGAGCCGTCGGCTGTCGGACCCGGAGGTCGACGCGTTCAGCTCCCATGTCTCCGGCTCGGGGATGAAGTACCGGCTGTACTCCCCCACCGGCGCCCATTCCTCCCGACGGGGCCGACGCCCGCTGATCGTCTGGCTGCACGGTGGGGGCGAGGGCGCCTCGCTGCCCGACTACTACGACAACGAGACGACGCTACGAGCCAACCGCGGCGCCCTGGGCTTCGCCACCCCCGAAGCGCAGCGCATCTTCGACGGCGCCTATGTGGTGGCCCCGCAGAGCACCTCCGCCTGGATGCAGGACGGCCCCCGTTTCGCCCCCCTCATCCGCGAGATCATCGGCGACGTCGTACGCGGCAACCGCGTCGACCACGACCGGATCTATGTCGTCGGCTGCAGCAACGGCGGCTACATGAGCATGAAGATGACCACCGTCTATCCCACTCTGTTCGCCGCCTCCGTGCCGATCTGCGGCGTTGTCGGATCCTTCCCGCCCGGCGGCGCGCCGCTGATCCCCGACAGCGAACTGGTGAAGATCAGCACCCCCAGCTGGCTCGTCGCCTCCCTCGACGACCTCACCGTGGATCCGCGGGCCAACACCGTCCACGCGCACGAACTCATTCCCGGGTCGCTGGTGACGCTCTACGACCATGTCGTGTGGAACGACCACCAGTTCTCCGGTCACTGGTCGTGGATCTACGTGGGCCGCAACGACCCCAGCAGCAACGGAACCCACGTCTGGCAGTGGATGGCCGCCCAGCAACGGCACTGAGAGGGGTGACGCGTTCGACGGTGTCGGTTCTCAGGCGGTCAGGACCTTCAGTGCGGCGGCGTGCACACCCGGCGCGGCGGCGAGGTAGCTCCCGTCGGTCAGGTCCCACGGCTTGCCCTCGAAGTCGGTGACGACGCCTCCGGCCTCCTGGACCAGCAGCACCCCTGCCGCGTGGGACCGGACATTGTCGAACTGCCAGTGCAGATCCATCCGGCCCGCGGCGACGTGGGCGAGCTGCTGGGTCACCGGCACGGACACCCGCACATGCAGGGCGGCGTTCGTCATCGCGGCGAACGAGGACCCCATCCTCTCCGCCAGCTCGGGGTCGTGGCCCGGCTGGGCCTGGCCGGTCCCCGCGAGTACGCCGTCCAGGGAGGCCTTGGCCGAGACCCGCATCCGCACACCGTTGAGGAACGCCCCGCCACCCTCGGTCGCGGTGTACATCTCGTCGAGGACCGGGAAGTGGACCACTGCCAGTACCGGGCGGCCGTCACGAACGAGGCTCACGCCGATGTTCCAGTCGGGCATGCCGTGCACGGCGTTGACGTTGCCGCCGACCGGGTCGATGAGCCACCACTCACCCGTGGCCAGCGGCCCCGAGCCGTGTTCGTCGTTGAGCCAGCCCCCGCTCGGCAGAGCCTCGGTCAACGCGGGGCGCAACACGTCGACGACGGCCGCGTCATTGGCCTGGAGGTTCGCGAGCAGCTCGGGGAGCCCGGACGGACGGGACTCGGTGGAGTAGCGCGTCATCATCCGGGCGCCGGCGGCGCGGACGGCGGCGACGGTGGCGGCAAGCAGTTCCTGGCTCATGCGATGCTCCTGGAGTTGATCGAGATGAATCTATGAGTTGTTCAGACTTACCGTCATGCAATAGGACTTGAATCTGCTGACCGTGCTGGACGCCCTCCTCGAAGAGGGCAGCGTGATGGGCGCGGCCGAGCGGTTGCACCTGTCCTCGCCCGCGGTCAGCCGCACCCTCGGCAGGCTGCGGGCCGTCACCGGGGACGACATCCTGGTTCGCACCGGCCACTCGATGACCCCGACCCCATACGCGATGTCGGTGCGGGAGGACGTGCACCGGCTGGTGAGGCAGGCGCACGAGGTGCTGTCGCCGATCCGTGAGCTGGCCCCGGCCACGATGGACCGCACCTTCACGATCCAGTGCCACGACGCGGTGGCCGCGTCACCGCTCCCGGTACTCGTCGGGAGACTCCGGCAACAGGCGCCGGGGGTGCAGTTGCGGGCGCTGGCGGAGAACTCCGTCGACACCGACGACCTGCGGCACGGGCGCGTCCATCTCGAACTCGGCGGTGGCAGGCCCAGCTTGCCCGAGTTCCGGTCCGAGCCGCTCGGCACCGACCCGTTCGTCGTGGCGATGCGCGCGGACCATCCCTGCGCCACCGGACTCGACCTGAAGGCCTACGCGGCACACCCCCATGTGCTGGTCTCCCGGCGTGGCCGCCTCACCGCGCCGATCGACGAGACGCTCGCCGCGGAAGGTCTGCACCGCCGGGTGGTCGCCGCGGTGGCCACGCTGCCCACCGCCCTGCGGATCGCCGCCCACGGCGACGCGTTGGTCACCTGCACGGCGGTCCTCGGCCGCCCGCTCATCGAAGCGTTCGGCCTCGTCGCCCGGCCGCTGCCGATCGAGTCCCCGGCGGTGACGATCCACTGCAACTGGCACCAGCGCTACGATTCCGACCCCGCCCACGCCTGGCTCCGCGAGCAGGTCAGGGCGTCGATCGACGAGATCACCGCCGACTGACCACGGGCGGCCGACGACGGGGCCACGACGCCGCCGCCCGCCCCCGGCTCGGCACAGGTTCGGGTCCGGGTCCGGGTTCGTCCGGCCGGAGGCCGCGAGGGCGATGAGGTCCATGCCGAGAACGCTAGAGAGCGGCCCACTTAACAGCAAGTGCACGCAAATGAATCAACGATTAACCCAGACGCAATCAGGTGGGGGATCCGGAGGTGCGGACACGGAGGTGCGGAGACGGGGGTGCGGGACAGAGGAACCGCAGGAGTAAGCCCCACTGAACCGCCGCCGACGATCACCGTGGATTTCGTGGACAACTCAATGACTCCTACGAGTGACAAACAGGGGATGCCGAATGCGCCGCGCAAACCGGGTAATTCAGACACCGATGCGCCGACGCCGACCGAAGCAACAAATGGGACTGCCTGCACGGCAAGCCGGAGCCCCGGAGTGGGCGACAGGCGCACGAGGGCGCGGGGCGTCGCGCCGTGGGTGCGGCGGCAGGGGCCATACTGGTAGAGGCATTGATCTCCACAGAACGGTTCCATGGCTAAGAACAGCAGCTCAGCGACGACCGTCCCCGGCACCGTGTGGCTGGCACGTGGGCGTCATCCCGGGGCCGATCCCGAACAGGACGTCCGGCGCAACCTGATCGCCCTCAAGGCGGCCGGGGTCATCGACGACTTCCTGGACCTCGACCCGGTGGAGGCCGGACGTTCCACCGTCCTGTATCCGCGGGAGGCGTCCGCCGCTCCCGGCCCGTCGGCCCGTCGCCTCTTCGAGGCCCACTGGCGCGTGACGGACGGCGTCATGGTGCGCGCCCAGCTGACCACGTACGAGCCCCGGGGCCGCCGCTCGGACGACGAGGCGGTCACCTGGATCCTGGCCGCCGAGGCGGAGCTGCCGTGGGACTTCCGATGGCCCTCGCCGGCCACCATGTTCTGGCCCGACAGCGAGCGCGTCGAATGGGACCACGACCTGCTGCCCGGGGTCCGTCTGCGGACGACGAACCACCTGCCGACCGACGACAGCGAGCTGCGCCGCCGCCTGCGGGACTGCTCCCGCAACACCTGGTACATCCATGTCGTGGTGCATGAGGCCATGACGCCCGACGCGAGCGGGCAGCGGCCGGTCTCCGCGTTCCTGCCGCCGAGCCTGCGCCACCGTGTCGTGGAACACCGCGCCACGCCGGCACAGGCGGAGACCGCCGACTTCGCGATGAAGCGGGAACTTGGCGTACGGATGCCGCGCGGCGGCGCCGTCGTCCTGCCCGCCCAGCCGCGCGGCCGGGACCACGACGCGGAGCACTTCAGCGTGCACACCGTCTTCCTCGACGGCTCCGAACCCACCGAACTCCTCGCCCTCATCACGGAGTTCGCCCACCTGCCGCGCCCGCTGCCCGACGGCGCCGAGCAGGCCCTCACCCAACTGCGCCAGGGCTGGCACCTGCTGACCCCGGACGAGGAACTGGCCCACGCCCAGAGCATGGCCGTCAAATACGCCGAAGCCCTCGACGCCATGACGAAGTCCTGCGACCTCTACCGGGAAGCGGCCGACGCCGCCCGGGCGGCGCTGGCCGAGTTCACCAGCGCCGCCGGTACGCCCCGGCTGTCGGCGCCGGAGACGCCCAAGGCGATCAGCTCACCGCTCAACGCCCTCAAGAAGGGGCTCGACCGCTTCCGGGACCCGAACAGACAGGACGTATGAGAACCGTCTCGATACAGTCGGGCAGTGCCTGAACTGGAGCTGCTGCACACCGATTACGCCGCGGCGGTCCTGGCCTTCGAGCTGGCCAACTGCGCCTACTTCGCGGCCTCGGTCTCCGACCGCGGCGACGCCTTCTTCGACGAGTTCCCCGACGTGTTCAGCGCCTCGCTGGCCGACCAGGACGCCGGAGTCTGCGCCTTCTACGTGCTCCTCGCCGAGGACGGTTCGGTACTCGGCAGGTTCAACCTGTACGACCTGGAGGACGGCACCGCGAGACTCGGCTATCGCGTCGCGCAGCACGCCTCCGGCCGTGGCGTGGCGACCGCGACGGTGCGGGAGTTGTGCCGGCTGGCGGCGGCCCGGCACGGACTGCACACCCTGCGGGCGGCCACCGCACAGGAGAATGCCGCGTCCCGGGCGGTGTTGACCCACGCCGGCTTCGTCCCCGTCGGACCGGCCGACCCGGCCCACCTCGGTGGCAGGCCGGGCACCTGGTACCAGCACGACCTGCGTCCGCGGCGGAGCCCCGCCGACAGGTAGGGGAACAGCTGTCCCGGCGCGACGGCGGTCAGGGGATATGCACGCCCGGGCCGTTGTCGCCGCTGAGGTTGTAGCCGTACTCTGCCCGTGCCGACGGCCCCCCGAAGTCCACGGGGTTGTGCGCGGACGACTTCGAGGCCGTCAGGCCGGATGCCGTGCCGCGCAGCAGCCACACCGCGCCGCCGTTACTGACCGAACCGAGATCCTCCCCGGGCGCGCCCGCCGTCAGATCGGCCTTCCCGTCCCCCGTCACATCGAGCAGCCGCACCGAGCCGCCGAACACGTCGTTCTTCTCCGCGACCCCCGGCACGCCCGCGGTGTCCTGGTGGAACGCCTGCGCGCCCGCGCCGGTGACGCCGCCCCTGCCGCCCTTGAGGAGCACCACGGAACCGGCCCTGGCCACCGAACCGATCGCTTCACCAGGGACACCCACGGCCAGGTCGGGATACCCGTCGCCGTTCACGTCGCCCGCGCTCAGACGCGCACCGAAGGCGTCGTTCTTCTCACTCGTGCCGGGCACGCCCGCGGTCTGCTGGGTGATGGTCACCGTACGGGTCTGGCTGGGTCCCGCGGCCGAGCCGTAATAGATCTTGACGGTACCGGGGTCGTCGACCATCTCGGTGTCGCCGCCCGGGAACTCGCGGGTGGCGAGGTCGGCGTAACCGTCCTGGTCGAAGTCGGCGACGGCGGTGGCGGACGCGGAGGACAACCGCTGCGGGACGGTGGACAGGCCGTCCTTCGTGCCGAGCCACAGCTTGCCGCCCTCGGCGTGGTTCTCGTAGACATAGAAGGTCGCGAGGTCCTCGATGCCGTCGCCGTCGAAGTCGCCGGCCGCGGTGGAGGAGATCGTGTTGTCGGTGCTGAACACCAGCATCCGCTGTTCACGGGCGGGTGCCCCGGTGCGCTCGAACGGGCCGTAGAGCACGTCGCGGTAGTCGTACTCGTCGCCGTTGCCCATGAACAGGTCCGTGTGACCGTCCCCGTCGAAGTCGCCCGCCGTGATGTCGCCGCCGACGTCCGCGTTCTCCGGTGCCCCGGGGACGCGGACGGAATCCTGGCCGGAGATGCCCGTCTTCCGGCCCCACAGGACGATCACCGATCCGCTGATGTTGCCCTCCGGCTGGTACTCGCGGGTCGTCACGGCCAGGTCGGTCAGGCCGTCGCCGTCCAGGTCGCGGGGGATCAGCTCGTAACCGAAGACGCCGTTGTCGCGGGAGGCGCCGGGCACGCCCGGGGTGTCCTGGGTGATGACGGTGGGGTGGGCCGTGTCGAGGCCGGCCGCCGAGCCGTAGGTGATCGTGAGGTAGCCGGCCCAGGCGTGACCGCCCACCGTTGCGGCGGTGGCGGCGACCGCGACGTCCTGGTAGCCGTCGCCGTTGAAGTCCTCGCGCACGGTGGTGGCACGCCCCGCGGCGGACGCGGTGCCCGCGACGAGCTGCACGCTGAAGGTGCCGATCAGAGCGGCGACCACGGCGGTCGGTACGGCCAGTCGACGGATGCCCACGAGTCCTCCTGACGGTCCGCGGCCTCCTGGGCCGCGCACGGCTGACATTCGCCTGTCAGACACGCGGGAACGGCCGATGGTTGTGTGCCGAACACCACGTGAACAGAGGGATCGGGGCCGTTCGTGCGGCGGGGTCTCTGCGCCGGCCGCCGCACGAGCAGCCGTCCGCCGGCCAGGAAGCGGACGGCCAGGAGGCGGACGGTCAGGAGGCGGAATCGCTCCGCTTGCCGATCAGGTCCCGGTACAGGGCCGCGCGTTCCTCATGCGTCTTGGCCGCGTCCAGACCGGCCTTCCAGTCCTTCTCCAGGTCCTTCAGCTTCTGCACCCAGTCGCCGAACTCCCGCAGGTCGACGTGGCGTTGGCTCGATTCGAGAGGAGCCTTGCCGCCGATCTTGTCGTCCTTGTGGCCGCCCAGCTGACTCACGGGGTTGCTGTTCTTCTCACTGCTCGTCAGACCGTGCTCGTAGCCGTCGGGGGTCCGGCCTCCCGGCCCGGCGGTCTCGATACCGACCTGCAGGGCCCCGTCCCGCTTGGCGCTCGGGGGCTTGTAGCCCATGAACGCGTGTCCGTACGACTCGTTCGGAAGAATGGTGTCGCCGTGGAAGTCCTTGTTGCCCATGCCCCTGAGGGCCAGCGGCAGACCGTAGAGGTGGCTGTGCGGATCCAGCCAGTTCTGCAGGGTGGCCCCGATCTCACCCTTCTCCACGAACCTGCCCCGCGTGCCGTCCTTCTGGTTGTCGCCGATGTCCATGTGATGCGTACCGAACCCGCGCCGGTACACCGGCTTCTCGGGCGTCGACCTGGGCTCCCAGAACTTCCGGTCCTCCTTGGTGATGTGGAGCCACTGCGGCAGCTCGTAACCGTGCTGGCCGTCGGCAAGTTGCGGAATGCGGATGTTGACGCGTCCGCCGTAGGCCAGGGCGTGGGCGACGTCGTCCTTGAAGTCCTCGTGGACGCCGGCCTCAGGGTTGAAGACCTTCAGCCCCTCCTTCAGGATCAGGAAGATCTTGGTCAGCAGCTCGGTGCCGCGCGCGACCCGCTCCCGGTGCTTGGCGGCGTCCGGCACCTTGTCGCTGATCCCGGGAGGGAGCATGGTGTCGACGAAGGTCTGGAAGATCTGCTCGTTCCGCTCCCCCGCGAGCCGGTCCTTCTCCGGCCCCGGGGTGTCTTCGGCGTGCATCGCCATGTGCCGGCCGAGCTGGTAGTCCGATCGGCTGGGTTCCACCGGCGGCCTGCCCGCACTGTGGTTCTCGGTCTCCTGCTCCCAGCGCAGGGTGGCCACGAACAGGCGCTTGCCCTCCGGCTGCTCCAGCCAGTCGTGGAACTTGCCCGCCTTGAGGTAGGTCTCGGCCTCGGTATGGGTGCACAGGCCCACGGTCTTCAGCCACTTGGGGTCCTCGGACTCCACTGCCTTGATCGTCCGCAGCTCTTCGTCCGTGAACCTCGGGCCGCTTCGCACCCGCTTGTGGATGACGGCCCGTACTTCCTTGTTCCTGATCTCCTGATTGCCGCCGACGAGCAGCCGCGCGAGACGGACGACGGCCGGCAGCGTGGCCACGGTGGGCGGCTCCGCCACGGTCGAGGGTTCCGCCACGGTCGGCGGCTCGGCCGTGGGTACGGGGCCGGGGCGGTCCGCCCGCTGGACGGGGACGGATCCGTCCGCGCTGCGCTGCACCGCCCCGCGGGGTAAGGCGGGTAACGACGCCCCCGGGAGGGAGAGGTCGGGCGCCGAACCCCGGGCCAGCTTGCGCCCGTTGGCGCCGGCACTCCGCTCGAACGAGTCGTCCGGTCGGGAGACCTTCTCGCCCTTGCCGTTGTCGGTGCCGGGAACGGGCCCCAGCGCCTGCTGACGCACGTGGTCGACCTCTTCGTACATGACTTCGTCGCTGACGCGGCTCCCACCGAGCACGATGTGGGAGCCGGTCGTGTAGGCGAGAGCGCCGAGGTCCTCCGCCGAACGCTGGGCGAGGGGACCGTTGTGCACGCGTACGTGACCGAAGGGCATGTTGTAGGCCTGCTCGGCCCGCTGCAGGACGCGGGGCTCCAGGGGGCGGCCGGGGGAACCGACGGCGTCGCGGACCGATGGCCGCCGCTGGACCGGCGCGGTCCCCTCGGCCTCGTGCCCCGCGGTCCCACCCCTGGTCCCGCTCTGCGGGCCGTCGGTGTCCTTCTCTTCGGGCACGCTCTGCCGCCCGTCGGCTGTCTTCTCCTCGGGCACGCTCCGCTGCCCATCGGCGTTCTTCCCTTCTGGCACGTTCTGCTGCCCTTCGGGGCGCTGCTCGTTCCGTGCCCGCTG
This sequence is a window from Streptomyces ortus. Protein-coding genes within it:
- a CDS encoding LysR family transcriptional regulator, whose translation is MNLLTVLDALLEEGSVMGAAERLHLSSPAVSRTLGRLRAVTGDDILVRTGHSMTPTPYAMSVREDVHRLVRQAHEVLSPIRELAPATMDRTFTIQCHDAVAASPLPVLVGRLRQQAPGVQLRALAENSVDTDDLRHGRVHLELGGGRPSLPEFRSEPLGTDPFVVAMRADHPCATGLDLKAYAAHPHVLVSRRGRLTAPIDETLAAEGLHRRVVAAVATLPTALRIAAHGDALVTCTAVLGRPLIEAFGLVARPLPIESPAVTIHCNWHQRYDSDPAHAWLREQVRASIDEITAD
- a CDS encoding eCIS core domain-containing protein, with protein sequence MRIQRENDKGADSAGKRPASRPPTALHPLIALQQAAGNAAVTRAIQRARNEQRPEGQQNVPEGKNADGQRSVPEEKTADGRQSVPEEKDTDGPQSGTRGGTAGHEAEGTAPVQRRPSVRDAVGSPGRPLEPRVLQRAEQAYNMPFGHVRVHNGPLAQRSAEDLGALAYTTGSHIVLGGSRVSDEVMYEEVDHVRQQALGPVPGTDNGKGEKVSRPDDSFERSAGANGRKLARGSAPDLSLPGASLPALPRGAVQRSADGSVPVQRADRPGPVPTAEPPTVAEPSTVAEPPTVATLPAVVRLARLLVGGNQEIRNKEVRAVIHKRVRSGPRFTDEELRTIKAVESEDPKWLKTVGLCTHTEAETYLKAGKFHDWLEQPEGKRLFVATLRWEQETENHSAGRPPVEPSRSDYQLGRHMAMHAEDTPGPEKDRLAGERNEQIFQTFVDTMLPPGISDKVPDAAKHRERVARGTELLTKIFLILKEGLKVFNPEAGVHEDFKDDVAHALAYGGRVNIRIPQLADGQHGYELPQWLHITKEDRKFWEPRSTPEKPVYRRGFGTHHMDIGDNQKDGTRGRFVEKGEIGATLQNWLDPHSHLYGLPLALRGMGNKDFHGDTILPNESYGHAFMGYKPPSAKRDGALQVGIETAGPGGRTPDGYEHGLTSSEKNSNPVSQLGGHKDDKIGGKAPLESSQRHVDLREFGDWVQKLKDLEKDWKAGLDAAKTHEERAALYRDLIGKRSDSAS
- a CDS encoding PHB depolymerase family esterase, with translation MATPLSRRTLLAACTGAAAGLSLPGVTAYADDHRATAGVRFTLNAQVLDGGEQVTSVTLHAARLGPIDPASLTTGTFTVHAKATSPIPVTDDVIFGEYDLDRTVTAVRLDRRGDIVLDLSHAEGQTGGGTLGYIAGRGRNVMLDLVYTITQRAPFTLRNHRPVTIESFTQSRRLSDPEVDAFSSHVSGSGMKYRLYSPTGAHSSRRGRRPLIVWLHGGGEGASLPDYYDNETTLRANRGALGFATPEAQRIFDGAYVVAPQSTSAWMQDGPRFAPLIREIIGDVVRGNRVDHDRIYVVGCSNGGYMSMKMTTVYPTLFAASVPICGVVGSFPPGGAPLIPDSELVKISTPSWLVASLDDLTVDPRANTVHAHELIPGSLVTLYDHVVWNDHQFSGHWSWIYVGRNDPSSNGTHVWQWMAAQQRH
- a CDS encoding sigma-70 family RNA polymerase sigma factor, coding for MTDDARAGAGGSPVTATGVLPFPLDFEALYLKNQEDYHRFARAILNDRQDAEDAVHRAYFEILAHWPDLLADGNVHQQTWAILRRTVISEKLTTYRGNLAELTEDNDVARALCTLPSRQFDVMVLRYLCGCATADIAWYLGVSASTVDYHGRKAKQRLEQAMPARIRRSN
- a CDS encoding GNAT family N-acetyltransferase codes for the protein MPELELLHTDYAAAVLAFELANCAYFAASVSDRGDAFFDEFPDVFSASLADQDAGVCAFYVLLAEDGSVLGRFNLYDLEDGTARLGYRVAQHASGRGVATATVRELCRLAAARHGLHTLRAATAQENAASRAVLTHAGFVPVGPADPAHLGGRPGTWYQHDLRPRRSPADR
- a CDS encoding FG-GAP and VCBS repeat-containing protein, producing MGIRRLAVPTAVVAALIGTFSVQLVAGTASAAGRATTVREDFNGDGYQDVAVAATAATVGGHAWAGYLTITYGSAAGLDTAHPTVITQDTPGVPGASRDNGVFGYELIPRDLDGDGLTDLAVTTREYQPEGNISGSVIVLWGRKTGISGQDSVRVPGAPENADVGGDITAGDFDGDGHTDLFMGNGDEYDYRDVLYGPFERTGAPAREQRMLVFSTDNTISSTAAGDFDGDGIEDLATFYVYENHAEGGKLWLGTKDGLSTVPQRLSSASATAVADFDQDGYADLATREFPGGDTEMVDDPGTVKIYYGSAAGPSQTRTVTITQQTAGVPGTSEKNDAFGARLSAGDVNGDGYPDLAVGVPGEAIGSVARAGSVVLLKGGRGGVTGAGAQAFHQDTAGVPGVAEKNDVFGGSVRLLDVTGDGKADLTAGAPGEDLGSVSNGGAVWLLRGTASGLTASKSSAHNPVDFGGPSARAEYGYNLSGDNGPGVHIP
- a CDS encoding inositol monophosphatase family protein, coding for MSQELLAATVAAVRAAGARMMTRYSTESRPSGLPELLANLQANDAAVVDVLRPALTEALPSGGWLNDEHGSGPLATGEWWLIDPVGGNVNAVHGMPDWNIGVSLVRDGRPVLAVVHFPVLDEMYTATEGGGAFLNGVRMRVSAKASLDGVLAGTGQAQPGHDPELAERMGSSFAAMTNAALHVRVSVPVTQQLAHVAAGRMDLHWQFDNVRSHAAGVLLVQEAGGVVTDFEGKPWDLTDGSYLAAAPGVHAAALKVLTA